In the Chitinophagales bacterium genome, one interval contains:
- a CDS encoding DUF2795 domain-containing protein, which produces MYWTLELASYLEDAPWPATRDELIDYAIRSGAPVAVIENLQQLEDAGEEQYEGVEDIWPDYPTQDDFYFNEDEY; this is translated from the coding sequence ATGTATTGGACACTTGAATTAGCTTCCTATTTAGAAGATGCCCCATGGCCAGCTACTAGAGATGAACTTATCGACTATGCTATACGCTCTGGAGCACCTGTAGCAGTTATCGAAAATCTACAACAACTAGAAGATGCCGGAGAAGAACAATATGAAGGCGTAGAAGATATATGGCCAGACTACCCTACACAGGATGACTTTTATTTTAACGAAGATGAATATTAA
- a CDS encoding FAD-binding oxidoreductase — protein sequence MPSFWETDSLLQNDISIIGGGILGLWTAYELSLKYPNAKIAIYERELYASGATSRNAGFACFGSLTEILTDRKQWGDKKTLEIIKNRWLGIQAIQSLIGDEIDYHNYGGYELLFDDKIDSKIIDEVNDFLYPIFGQVVFQLVKNRLCDFGFGNEVKQLLYNSLEGQLHSGKLILALHRRIRSRNISFFSNSEITDYNSGEEVTLEVNGKTKVNTNKLIFCTNAFLPDQSLLIKPGRGQVLITEPVLDLPWKGCFHFHEGYYYFRNVGNRILFGGGRHLDFEKESTTEFELNQKIQEDLINKLHTIISPNKRLEIEQQWSGIMAFTENKLPKILQLGQNTIYAMNCNGMGVSLSPITALEIAKLN from the coding sequence ATGCCAAGTTTTTGGGAAACAGACTCCCTACTTCAAAATGACATCTCCATAATAGGCGGTGGCATACTAGGGTTATGGACAGCCTATGAATTGTCATTGAAATATCCAAATGCTAAAATCGCTATCTATGAAAGAGAGTTATACGCTTCGGGTGCTACTAGCCGCAATGCTGGCTTTGCCTGCTTTGGCAGCCTTACAGAGATATTAACAGATAGAAAACAATGGGGAGATAAAAAAACTTTAGAAATTATTAAAAATCGTTGGCTTGGAATTCAGGCGATACAGTCACTAATTGGTGACGAAATAGATTACCACAATTATGGTGGTTACGAGTTATTGTTTGATGACAAAATTGATTCGAAGATTATAGACGAAGTGAATGATTTCCTTTATCCAATATTTGGACAGGTCGTTTTCCAATTGGTTAAGAATAGGTTATGTGATTTTGGATTTGGTAACGAAGTAAAACAGCTTTTATATAATTCACTTGAAGGCCAGCTGCATAGTGGGAAATTGATATTGGCCCTGCATCGACGGATACGTTCTAGAAATATAAGTTTTTTCTCAAATTCTGAAATTACAGACTATAATTCTGGCGAAGAGGTAACTCTTGAAGTGAATGGTAAAACGAAGGTAAATACTAACAAATTAATTTTCTGTACCAATGCCTTTTTGCCAGATCAGAGTTTGCTTATAAAACCTGGACGCGGACAAGTGCTTATTACAGAACCAGTCTTAGATTTGCCATGGAAAGGCTGTTTTCATTTTCATGAGGGGTATTACTATTTCAGAAATGTAGGGAATAGAATATTATTTGGCGGAGGACGGCATTTAGATTTTGAAAAAGAGTCTACTACAGAGTTTGAATTAAATCAAAAGATTCAAGAGGACTTGATTAACAAGCTTCACACTATTATCTCCCCAAATAAAAGATTGGAAATTGAACAACAGTGGTCTGGAATTATGGCTTTTACTGAAAACAAATTGCCCAAAATATTACAATTAGGTCAAAATACGATCTATGCGATGAACTGCAATGGAATGGGGGTTTCTTTAAGTCCTATAACTGCGCTTGAGATTGCAAAACTAAATTAG
- a CDS encoding polyprenol monophosphomannose synthase: MVNDCLVIIPTYNEQDNVIQMIEKVFSLNAGFDLLIIDDNSPDGTADLVKEMQQKFPDQLHLIQREGKLGLGTAYITGFKWALERGYEMVCEMDCDFSHNPEDLPRLRQAILDGADVAVGSRYIDGGGVYNWPKRRIFLSRGASIYARMITFLPVNDTTAGFVCYKKKFLENLNFDKITFKGYAFQIQMKYAAYLLGYKIVEVPIWFKDREEGVSKMSGNIIQEAILGVLKLKWNSIFDSYQR; the protein is encoded by the coding sequence ATTGTGAATGATTGCTTAGTAATAATTCCTACTTATAATGAGCAGGATAATGTAATACAAATGATAGAGAAAGTATTTTCTCTTAATGCGGGTTTCGATTTGTTAATTATAGATGATAATTCTCCTGATGGTACGGCTGATTTGGTCAAAGAAATGCAACAAAAATTTCCTGATCAACTACACTTAATACAGCGGGAAGGCAAGCTAGGATTGGGTACAGCCTACATTACAGGATTTAAGTGGGCACTAGAGCGTGGCTATGAAATGGTTTGCGAGATGGATTGTGATTTTTCTCATAATCCTGAAGATTTACCGCGACTTCGCCAAGCTATTTTGGATGGAGCAGATGTTGCTGTCGGGTCTCGGTATATTGATGGTGGGGGTGTTTATAATTGGCCTAAAAGAAGAATATTTTTGTCTCGAGGAGCATCCATATATGCGCGAATGATTACTTTTCTGCCAGTAAACGATACTACTGCTGGCTTTGTATGCTATAAAAAGAAGTTTCTCGAAAATTTGAATTTTGATAAAATTACCTTTAAGGGTTATGCATTTCAGATTCAAATGAAATACGCTGCCTATTTACTAGGTTATAAAATAGTCGAGGTACCTATTTGGTTCAAAGACCGTGAAGAAGGAGTTTCGAAAATGTCGGGGAATATTATTCAAGAAGCCATACTTGGTGTTCTCAAGTTAAAATGGAATTCTATTTTTGATTCCTATCAAAGATAA
- a CDS encoding DinB family protein, which produces MLVTDLQFYAPYYAEAYKKLAQDIPLLRMLEQRPMILEFYKNIPEALWSYSYAQDKWSIQKIVQHWLDAELIFCYRALSTVRGEEKPLMGWEPDEYAACIREADLSKEKLLKSIDIQVKYTHHIFSQFSPIDLAKVGNANGYDTQVAAMGFAILAHEMHHRNVIQDKYLNNI; this is translated from the coding sequence ATGCTGGTCACCGATTTACAATTTTATGCACCATACTATGCAGAGGCGTATAAAAAACTAGCGCAGGATATTCCCCTGCTTCGCATGCTAGAGCAGCGACCCATGATATTAGAATTTTATAAAAACATACCTGAAGCGCTATGGAGCTATAGCTACGCTCAAGATAAATGGAGTATTCAGAAAATAGTCCAGCACTGGTTAGATGCGGAATTAATATTCTGCTATCGAGCACTCAGCACTGTGCGAGGTGAGGAGAAGCCCCTTATGGGCTGGGAACCCGACGAGTATGCTGCGTGTATTCGTGAAGCTGATTTATCGAAGGAGAAGCTCTTAAAATCTATAGATATACAGGTGAAATATACTCATCATATATTTTCACAATTTTCTCCCATAGATCTCGCTAAGGTTGGAAATGCTAACGGGTATGACACTCAGGTAGCAGCTATGGGATTCGCAATTTTAGCGCACGAAATGCACCATAGAAATGTCATTCAAGATAAATATTTAAATAACATATAA
- a CDS encoding cob(I)yrinic acid a,c-diamide adenosyltransferase produces MKIYTKTGDDGTTALFGGERVKKSYIRVEAYGNIDELNSFLGALIESIEKNDLRLYLEKIQHILFNIGSVVATVDEKFIAKLPQLLGEDITSLEMQMDKMESELAPMTNFILPGGHESIARAHICRTVCRRAERSLVALLDIETCHPSLYTALQFLNRLSDYFFILSRKLAQLNGKNEVIWKKEVTL; encoded by the coding sequence ATGAAAATTTATACCAAAACCGGTGACGACGGAACTACCGCTCTATTTGGTGGTGAGAGAGTAAAAAAAAGTTACATTAGAGTAGAGGCCTATGGCAATATTGATGAACTTAACTCATTTCTAGGTGCATTGATTGAAAGTATAGAGAAAAACGATTTGAGATTGTATTTGGAAAAAATTCAACATATTCTATTTAATATAGGCTCCGTTGTTGCCACGGTAGATGAAAAGTTTATAGCCAAATTGCCACAGCTATTGGGTGAAGATATCACCAGCCTAGAAATGCAAATGGATAAAATGGAATCTGAATTAGCGCCTATGACTAATTTCATATTGCCAGGTGGACATGAATCGATAGCTAGAGCGCATATTTGTAGAACGGTATGTCGCAGGGCTGAAAGAAGTCTCGTAGCGTTATTGGATATCGAAACTTGCCATCCGTCCCTATACACAGCCCTACAGTTCTTAAACAGATTGAGTGATTATTTTTTTATATTATCCAGAAAATTAGCACAATTAAACGGGAAAAATGAAGTTATTTGGAAAAAAGAAGTCACACTTTAA
- a CDS encoding NAD(P)/FAD-dependent oxidoreductase, with amino-acid sequence MSKKRIAIIGGGAAGIFCAIQLQERLDCFVTIYEKSNELLKKVRISGGGRCNVTHHYHSQAQFSKNYPRGSKIIKKNLDVFSPKDMYKWLESKGVKLKTEEDGRVFPVTDNSQTIINCFTSQLSKHNVKVLFDHELTSIIKGEDGFLLHFYQKKIQADFLIIATGGAQKPRELELYKNLKIETIDPVPSLFTFKINESDLTSLMGLSVPNVSVRIMGSDLREQGPVLVTHWGLSGPGILKLSAWGAFVLNELNYKFQVAINWTGEKSELDVRRDIEAVIEKNSQAKVSNRRLEKYPQRFWEYLLVKAEIESDKKWSELSKKNVNKLIQILINTVYEVNGKTTFKEEFVTAGGIDIEHLHSHSMESKLVPNMYFIGEITNIDGITGGFNFQNAWTSSVVCAIDITNKVKKSLSKERLNVDFKD; translated from the coding sequence GTGTCTAAAAAACGAATAGCGATTATTGGAGGTGGGGCAGCAGGTATATTTTGTGCCATTCAACTACAAGAAAGACTTGATTGCTTCGTGACCATTTACGAGAAATCAAACGAACTGCTTAAAAAAGTTCGTATTAGTGGTGGAGGTAGGTGCAATGTAACTCATCACTATCATTCCCAGGCTCAATTTTCCAAAAACTACCCAAGAGGTTCAAAAATTATCAAAAAGAACTTAGATGTATTTTCTCCAAAAGATATGTATAAATGGCTTGAATCGAAGGGTGTGAAACTCAAGACAGAGGAGGATGGTAGAGTGTTCCCCGTAACTGATAATTCACAGACAATTATCAACTGTTTTACTAGTCAATTATCGAAACATAATGTCAAAGTCTTGTTTGATCATGAACTTACAAGCATAATTAAGGGAGAAGATGGTTTCTTATTGCATTTTTATCAGAAAAAAATTCAGGCTGATTTTTTAATCATAGCTACAGGTGGAGCACAAAAGCCAAGAGAATTAGAGTTGTATAAAAATTTGAAGATCGAAACGATAGATCCTGTACCCTCTTTGTTTACATTTAAAATTAATGAAAGCGATTTAACCTCACTTATGGGGCTCAGTGTACCGAATGTTTCTGTGAGGATAATGGGCTCAGATTTAAGAGAGCAAGGTCCTGTTTTGGTAACACATTGGGGACTCAGCGGCCCTGGTATTTTAAAATTGTCTGCATGGGGTGCGTTCGTCCTTAACGAATTGAATTATAAATTTCAGGTTGCCATAAATTGGACAGGAGAAAAATCGGAATTAGATGTTAGGAGAGATATCGAAGCAGTCATAGAAAAAAATAGTCAGGCAAAAGTTTCCAATCGGAGGCTAGAAAAGTATCCTCAGCGATTTTGGGAATATTTACTTGTAAAAGCAGAAATAGAATCGGATAAAAAATGGTCTGAACTTTCGAAGAAAAATGTCAATAAGTTGATTCAGATACTTATAAATACAGTTTATGAGGTCAATGGTAAGACTACATTTAAAGAAGAGTTTGTCACAGCAGGTGGTATAGATATAGAACACTTACATAGTCATTCTATGGAATCGAAGTTAGTCCCTAACATGTATTTTATCGGAGAGATTACTAATATTGATGGTATCACTGGTGGTTTTAATTTTCAAAATGCCTGGACAAGTTCTGTAGTTTGTGCAATAGATATTACCAATAAAGTCAAAAAAAGCCTCTCAAAGGAGAGGCTAAATGTTGATTTTAAAGATTAA
- a CDS encoding T9SS type A sorting domain-containing protein yields MSKSILELNFFKKSLSILFLSIITLVAQSAINIITPLPTNVTKCEGDSLSFNISLTSDNPVDYTWKRNGGVIGNNSSSLLIPILAITDTGTYTCEIKEQVTGVTNIQTCIVAINRKPVIVTHPNGTTSPMCFGANLSLNANVQNATMVWRRNGVVLSSGPATYTKMGVTLSDTGLYTVLAKAQIGCKDTVTNGYHIAIKQRAFIIDTPKGAKLRDKSLILSGPGMSHVMKIKVGGDGPFAYQWYKDGVAIPGANADSLKIHEFISIQDSGSYRVIVNTTLPCLDTLRSKLVLVEPTLCPLLLKQTDTLLNACMGGPAIMEVNALGVHRYQWFKVNNSGTQDSLEGAIYNRFMIANADSTSPGFYNLVMYKDPSITGDCQEKDLFKRIKVVLNPRQTVTVHPMPNASCNATSHTLMVRGKNATMYQWYKNGVAIPGATDSNYTVSPVTLSPDEYKAHVRNPYCTDEPSNAVLVRQLNPNNAVRLAISDKLNLLEQCTDNGGWTYYAHEGNRQELLLAIKKNGNNILFSPDVRFTGGFIKELEPEATQNKVILMGLRMFTIKLQNPLMDTVKNPYSVRFFYNEGPSEKGLFISTIQARRNALVPTNQFSTDLPLNELSFVTSTQNEMTSALILGETKSPIKFPYQIVVDKTMGYQNGIAYVDVNNMVTSKGGGTFYFHYQRKASSGIESQVKSNFDIYPIPSNGNFSIKLNEMLKNEVQVRVLDLLGKEVKTFTIEKFETIKNIDCTNLPAGNYFLNIDNGTEQFNKKITIAR; encoded by the coding sequence ATGAGTAAATCTATACTTGAACTTAATTTTTTCAAGAAATCTTTATCAATTCTATTCTTATCTATTATAACTTTAGTAGCTCAGTCTGCCATCAACATTATTACTCCTTTGCCTACTAATGTGACAAAGTGTGAAGGAGATTCTCTTTCATTCAATATCTCTCTGACAAGTGATAATCCAGTAGATTATACTTGGAAGCGAAATGGAGGCGTTATCGGTAATAATAGCTCTAGTTTGTTAATACCTATTCTAGCGATTACAGATACTGGTACTTATACTTGTGAAATAAAAGAACAAGTAACGGGTGTTACCAATATTCAAACATGTATAGTCGCTATAAACAGAAAGCCTGTAATCGTGACACATCCAAATGGAACGACTTCTCCCATGTGTTTTGGTGCCAATTTAAGTTTAAACGCGAATGTTCAAAATGCGACAATGGTATGGCGCAGAAATGGAGTAGTTCTATCTTCAGGTCCTGCTACTTATACCAAAATGGGCGTTACACTTTCAGATACTGGATTATATACGGTGCTAGCCAAGGCTCAAATTGGTTGTAAAGACACTGTAACCAACGGTTACCATATTGCAATTAAACAGCGAGCATTTATTATCGATACCCCAAAAGGTGCAAAATTAAGAGATAAGTCTCTTATCCTATCTGGTCCTGGTATGTCTCATGTTATGAAAATAAAAGTAGGAGGAGATGGCCCATTCGCTTATCAATGGTATAAAGATGGTGTAGCTATCCCTGGCGCAAATGCCGACAGTTTAAAGATTCATGAATTCATATCTATTCAGGATTCTGGATCCTATAGAGTTATAGTTAATACAACCTTACCATGTCTAGATACACTTAGGAGTAAATTGGTTTTAGTGGAGCCTACTCTATGTCCCTTATTGCTAAAGCAGACGGATACCCTTTTAAACGCCTGTATGGGTGGACCTGCGATAATGGAGGTGAATGCATTAGGAGTGCATAGATATCAGTGGTTTAAAGTAAATAATAGTGGTACCCAAGATTCGTTAGAAGGAGCTATTTATAATCGATTCATGATAGCTAACGCAGATTCTACTTCACCTGGTTTTTATAATTTAGTGATGTATAAGGACCCGAGTATAACTGGAGACTGTCAAGAAAAGGATTTATTCAAGAGAATTAAAGTCGTGCTCAATCCACGTCAAACAGTGACTGTTCACCCCATGCCTAATGCTAGTTGCAACGCCACATCGCATACGCTGATGGTACGTGGTAAAAATGCTACCATGTATCAGTGGTACAAAAATGGGGTAGCCATTCCTGGTGCTACCGACAGCAACTATACTGTAAGTCCAGTAACTTTATCACCAGATGAGTATAAGGCTCATGTGAGAAATCCTTACTGTACAGATGAACCGTCAAATGCTGTGTTAGTTAGACAATTAAATCCAAATAATGCGGTTCGTTTAGCTATTAGTGATAAATTAAATTTACTAGAACAGTGCACAGATAATGGAGGATGGACATATTATGCTCATGAGGGCAATAGACAAGAATTACTTTTAGCGATTAAAAAGAATGGAAATAATATCCTATTTTCTCCAGATGTGAGATTTACTGGTGGATTTATCAAAGAATTAGAGCCAGAAGCTACGCAAAATAAAGTAATCTTAATGGGTCTGAGAATGTTTACAATAAAACTTCAAAATCCATTGATGGATACAGTAAAAAATCCATATTCAGTAAGATTTTTCTACAACGAAGGTCCTTCAGAAAAAGGTCTATTTATAAGCACTATTCAAGCTAGAAGAAATGCCTTAGTTCCCACAAATCAGTTTTCAACTGATTTACCATTAAATGAACTCTCATTTGTCACTTCGACACAAAACGAAATGACAAGTGCATTGATTTTAGGTGAAACTAAATCTCCAATTAAATTCCCTTATCAAATCGTTGTAGATAAAACTATGGGATACCAAAATGGTATAGCCTACGTTGATGTCAATAATATGGTTACTTCGAAAGGAGGTGGTACTTTTTATTTCCATTATCAAAGAAAGGCATCTAGTGGAATTGAGTCTCAAGTAAAATCTAACTTTGATATTTATCCAATTCCATCCAATGGTAATTTCTCAATTAAGTTAAATGAAATGTTAAAAAATGAGGTTCAAGTAAGAGTCCTCGATTTATTAGGTAAAGAGGTCAAAACATTTACAATAGAAAAATTTGAAACTATAAAAAATATAGACTGCACAAATCTTCCTGCTGGGAATTATTTTCTCAACATAGACAATGGTACAGAGCAGTTTAACAAGAAAATAACTATCGCTAGGTAG
- a CDS encoding sigma-70 family RNA polymerase sigma factor, with protein sequence MTDHQLISLILKGEPSLYKHIVDRYAKMSFAVAYRIVKNSDDCQDIVQESFIAAYDNLKNFKGESKFSTWLYRIVVNKALAVKNNQKYFDEISDIGQNLEDYNEEIDTNNEQLVAQALQILQDKERLIIDLFYFQDQSIKEISQITQATEVNVKVMLHRARKKMNEYVQKSIKFAHNE encoded by the coding sequence ATGACAGACCACCAACTTATTTCCTTAATCCTTAAAGGAGAGCCATCTCTGTATAAGCATATAGTGGATAGATATGCCAAAATGAGTTTTGCAGTAGCCTATAGAATAGTCAAAAATAGCGATGATTGTCAAGATATTGTGCAGGAATCATTTATAGCTGCTTATGATAACTTAAAAAATTTCAAGGGAGAATCTAAGTTTTCAACCTGGTTATATCGTATTGTAGTGAATAAAGCCTTGGCTGTGAAGAATAATCAGAAATATTTTGATGAAATTAGTGACATAGGGCAAAATCTGGAAGATTATAACGAAGAGATAGATACCAATAATGAGCAATTGGTGGCGCAAGCACTGCAAATACTTCAAGACAAAGAGCGGTTGATCATCGATTTATTTTACTTTCAAGATCAAAGTATAAAGGAAATAAGTCAAATTACCCAAGCTACCGAAGTGAATGTAAAAGTGATGCTGCATAGAGCTCGTAAAAAAATGAATGAGTATGTTCAGAAATCAATTAAATTTGCACACAATGAGTAA
- a CDS encoding 30S ribosomal protein S20, producing the protein MANTKNAKKAARKAVKRRLYNRYYAKTTRNAVRAILNEKDNNAQKDKLSSVISLVDKLAKRNIIHKNKASNIKSKLMRKVLKAA; encoded by the coding sequence ATGGCAAACACAAAAAATGCAAAAAAAGCGGCAAGAAAAGCTGTCAAAAGAAGATTATACAATCGATATTATGCTAAAACTACTCGTAATGCAGTTAGAGCAATATTGAACGAAAAAGACAATAATGCTCAAAAAGATAAATTATCTAGCGTCATTTCTCTAGTAGATAAATTAGCAAAAAGGAATATTATTCATAAGAATAAAGCGTCTAATATTAAATCTAAGTTGATGCGAAAAGTTCTCAAGGCTGCATAA
- a CDS encoding 3'-5' exonuclease → MLNLSRPLAFFDLETTGLDITKDRIVEISILKILPDQGRKTLYYLVNPTIPIPTEVAAIHGITNERVQDAPKFSEIAKEIEEFLKDADLAGYNSNRFDIPMLQEEMLRCGIDLFIEEKNNIDVQSIFHAKEKRDLSAAYQFYCEKELINAHTAEADVEATYEIFKAQLERYPDIINDIAYISKTFSHTASGHLDNAKRILKKDNQYYLCFGKYKDMRFQDIYEKDRGYFRWMYQADFGLHTKAKLKQVCNELGIPLS, encoded by the coding sequence ATGCTCAATCTCTCTCGACCTCTCGCTTTTTTCGACCTAGAAACTACAGGTCTTGATATAACCAAAGATAGAATTGTAGAAATCTCAATTCTTAAAATATTGCCCGACCAAGGTAGAAAAACACTTTACTATCTAGTAAATCCTACAATACCTATACCTACTGAGGTAGCAGCTATACACGGCATTACGAACGAACGCGTGCAAGATGCTCCTAAGTTTTCTGAAATAGCTAAGGAAATTGAAGAATTTCTCAAAGATGCTGATTTAGCAGGTTATAATTCGAATAGATTCGACATACCTATGCTACAAGAAGAAATGTTGCGATGCGGTATTGATTTATTTATTGAAGAAAAGAATAATATTGATGTGCAATCCATTTTTCACGCCAAAGAGAAGCGAGATCTATCTGCTGCATATCAATTTTACTGTGAGAAAGAACTCATCAATGCACACACTGCAGAGGCCGATGTAGAAGCTACCTACGAAATATTCAAAGCTCAGCTTGAGCGCTACCCTGATATTATAAATGATATCGCCTATATCTCTAAAACATTTTCACATACCGCTAGTGGTCATTTGGATAATGCCAAACGTATTCTCAAAAAAGACAATCAATACTATCTCTGCTTTGGCAAATATAAAGATATGCGATTTCAAGATATTTATGAAAAAGATAGAGGCTATTTTAGATGGATGTACCAAGCAGATTTCGGATTACATACCAAGGCTAAATTAAAACAAGTTTGCAACGAGCTAGGAATTCCATTATCATAA